A window of the Thermoleophilia bacterium SCSIO 60948 genome harbors these coding sequences:
- a CDS encoding MerR family transcriptional regulator: MTAQQNNLSIADIAERTGVRESTLRMWERRYQFPEPRRLAGGHRRYSETDVESVRRVLAERDGGLTLSAAVERVTGANSLPRSLFAPLRETFPQLETSRMRKPMLLALTHAVEDESCARAESAVLFGAFQEERYYRAAARRWRDLAAVAEFGVAFADFDEFRPAEPGRAAEVPLEPGHPLTREWGLICQAADHSACLVAWEPPGQDGPESSRSFDVIWSVEPDVVRESARLASALVATSEPDFATELLSRIEAFPAAAAAGQLRLAAAVTRRMLADLGRG, encoded by the coding sequence ATGACCGCGCAGCAGAACAACCTCAGCATCGCCGACATCGCCGAGCGGACCGGGGTCCGAGAGTCCACACTCCGCATGTGGGAGCGCCGCTACCAGTTCCCCGAGCCGCGACGGCTGGCCGGCGGGCACCGTCGCTACAGCGAGACCGACGTCGAGAGCGTTCGCCGCGTGCTCGCCGAGCGCGACGGCGGCCTCACCCTGAGCGCCGCCGTCGAGCGCGTGACCGGCGCGAACTCACTCCCCAGGTCGCTCTTCGCGCCGCTTCGCGAGACGTTCCCCCAGCTCGAGACCTCGCGGATGCGAAAGCCGATGCTGCTCGCGCTGACCCATGCCGTCGAGGATGAGAGCTGCGCGCGCGCGGAGAGCGCCGTGCTCTTCGGCGCCTTCCAGGAGGAGCGCTACTACCGTGCCGCAGCCCGGCGCTGGCGCGATCTCGCTGCTGTCGCGGAGTTCGGGGTCGCGTTCGCGGACTTCGACGAGTTCCGCCCCGCCGAGCCGGGGCGCGCCGCCGAGGTCCCGCTCGAGCCCGGCCACCCGCTGACCCGCGAGTGGGGGCTCATCTGTCAGGCCGCCGACCACTCCGCCTGTCTCGTCGCGTGGGAGCCGCCCGGGCAGGACGGGCCCGAGTCATCGCGCTCCTTCGACGTGATATGGAGCGTCGAACCCGACGTCGTCCGCGAGTCCGCTCGCCTCGCCTCGGCGCTCGTCGCCACCTCCGAGCCGGACTTCGCCACCGAGCTCCTGAGTCGCATCGAGGCCTTCCCCGCGGCCGCGGCGGCGGGTCAGTTGAGGCTCGCCGCCGCCGTCACGCGGCGGATGCTCGCCGACCTCGGGCGCGGCTGA
- a CDS encoding DUF2236 domain-containing protein translates to MSSSGYFDDLSMLRIIHRERVVALSGPRALLMQAAHPLAVSGLLAHSTALDEPYERLARTAEVMNTIGFGSRQDADEVTARVRAMHKRVSGKLAKPTGSFAAGTPYRADDPELLLWVLFTLVDSASVVYSKYVRTLSEEERARLWQDYRVIGGLFGLAPTDMPAELAELDAYRDEMLTGDRLHVSEWARSRARQIVLEPPIPWMARPLLETANFITIALLPDRIRREYGFAPIPPPAIRKAMVAGGAEWIKRVLLPAMPERLRWGGHARVAA, encoded by the coding sequence GTGAGCTCAAGCGGATACTTCGACGACCTCTCGATGCTGCGCATCATCCACCGCGAGCGGGTCGTCGCGCTTTCCGGCCCGCGCGCGTTGTTGATGCAGGCCGCCCACCCGCTCGCCGTCTCCGGCCTGCTCGCGCACTCGACCGCACTCGATGAGCCCTACGAGCGGCTCGCCCGGACGGCCGAGGTCATGAACACGATCGGCTTCGGCAGCCGCCAGGACGCCGATGAGGTGACCGCCAGGGTTCGAGCCATGCACAAGCGGGTCAGCGGCAAGCTCGCCAAGCCGACCGGCTCGTTCGCGGCCGGCACCCCCTACCGCGCCGACGACCCCGAGCTGCTGCTCTGGGTCCTGTTCACCCTCGTCGACTCCGCGAGCGTCGTCTACTCGAAGTACGTGCGGACGCTCTCCGAGGAGGAGCGGGCACGTCTGTGGCAGGACTACCGCGTGATCGGCGGGCTGTTCGGGCTCGCGCCGACCGACATGCCGGCCGAGCTCGCCGAGCTCGACGCCTACCGCGATGAGATGCTGACCGGAGACCGGCTCCACGTCTCGGAGTGGGCGCGCTCGCGGGCGCGGCAGATCGTCCTCGAGCCGCCGATCCCCTGGATGGCGCGGCCATTGCTCGAGACGGCCAACTTCATCACGATCGCGCTGCTGCCCGACCGGATCCGGCGCGAGTACGGCTTCGCTCCGATCCCGCCGCCCGCGATCCGCAAGGCGATGGTCGCCGGCGGCGCCGAGTGGATCAAGCGGGTGCTGCTGCCGGCGATGCCCGAGCGCCTGCGCTGGGGTGGTCACGCCCGCGTCGCCGCCTGA
- a CDS encoding deoxyribodipyrimidine photo-lyase yields the protein MARRAAIVWFRRDLRLRDHPALRAALDSADRVVPVFCFDDSLLGGRHASGPRTQFMLECLAELDSDLRELGSGLVVRRGRPEREISDLAREIGAEEIHFSRDVSPFARQRGERTREAFEDIGLELHAHPGVNAIDDVGAPRTKSSDKPFTVFSPFHRTWVDIERRDVLRAPSSMPGLPSGLAKGRLPSLEALGLTQEVSDPARGGESEARKTYDRFLDGPIRDYSDNHDALGRDLTSRLSPYLHFGCLSARQIEERIPDGKGPAAFHRQICWRDFYSHVLVNFPRNARSEFQDRYRGNIKWSYAEKAFEKWCEGRTGFPLVDAGMRQLKAEGWMHNRARLVVGSFLTKDMGIDWRWGERWFMRMLIDGDEANNNGNWQWIASVGTDPAPAFRRLYNPQRHAERYDPNGTYVRRYVPELRDVPDEFIFAPHEMPDDVQREVGCVIGEDYPEQMLDHKAAREEALERLRV from the coding sequence ATGGCCCGCCGCGCCGCGATCGTCTGGTTCCGCCGCGACCTACGGCTGCGTGACCATCCCGCCCTCCGCGCCGCGCTCGATTCGGCCGACCGCGTCGTGCCGGTGTTCTGCTTCGACGACTCGCTGCTCGGCGGGCGCCATGCCTCCGGACCCCGCACCCAGTTCATGCTCGAATGCCTCGCCGAGCTCGACTCCGACCTGCGCGAGCTCGGCTCGGGCCTCGTGGTCCGCCGAGGCCGGCCGGAGCGCGAGATATCCGATCTCGCGCGCGAGATCGGCGCCGAGGAGATCCACTTCAGCCGCGATGTCTCGCCATTCGCGCGGCAGCGCGGCGAGCGAACGCGCGAGGCGTTCGAGGACATCGGGCTCGAGCTCCACGCGCACCCGGGCGTCAACGCGATCGACGATGTCGGCGCCCCGCGCACGAAGTCCTCGGACAAGCCGTTCACCGTCTTCTCGCCGTTCCATCGCACGTGGGTCGACATCGAGCGCCGCGACGTGCTGCGGGCCCCGAGCTCGATGCCGGGGCTGCCGTCGGGGCTCGCGAAGGGGCGACTCCCCAGCCTCGAGGCGCTCGGCCTGACCCAGGAGGTCAGCGACCCGGCCCGCGGCGGTGAGAGCGAGGCGCGAAAGACGTACGACCGCTTCCTCGACGGCCCGATCCGCGACTACTCCGACAACCACGACGCGCTCGGGCGCGACCTGACCTCGCGGCTGTCGCCGTACCTGCACTTCGGCTGCCTCTCAGCGCGCCAGATCGAGGAGCGCATCCCCGATGGCAAGGGTCCGGCCGCGTTCCACCGCCAGATCTGCTGGCGCGATTTCTACTCGCACGTGCTCGTCAACTTCCCCCGCAACGCGCGCTCGGAGTTCCAGGACCGCTACCGCGGCAACATCAAATGGAGTTACGCGGAAAAGGCGTTCGAGAAGTGGTGTGAGGGGCGGACCGGGTTCCCGCTCGTCGACGCCGGGATGCGCCAGCTCAAGGCCGAGGGCTGGATGCACAACCGTGCCCGGCTCGTCGTCGGCTCGTTCCTGACCAAGGACATGGGCATCGACTGGCGCTGGGGAGAGCGCTGGTTCATGCGGATGCTGATCGACGGCGACGAGGCCAACAACAACGGCAACTGGCAGTGGATCGCGTCGGTCGGGACGGACCCGGCCCCGGCCTTCCGCCGGCTCTACAACCCGCAGCGCCATGCCGAGCGCTACGACCCCAACGGCACCTACGTCCGGCGCTACGTCCCCGAGCTCCGCGACGTGCCCGACGAGTTCATCTTCGCCCCGCACGAGATGCCCGACGATGTCCAGCGCGAGGTCGGCTGCGTGATCGGCGAGGACTACCCCGAGCAGATGCTCGACCACAAGGCGGCGCGCGAGGAGGCGCTCGAGCGCCTCCGCGTCTGA
- the hutH gene encoding histidine ammonia-lyase, with translation MIALGPDGVEGADVVAVARRGVRAELSDEARGRMEETAAVVARLAGSPEPAYGISTGFGSLAHTRIPPGRRTELQRALVRSHAAGMGPPVEPEVVRAMVFLRARSLAMGRSGARPVLAETMLALLGSGLTPVVPEHGSLGASGDLAPLAACALVLIGEGEVFDATGARRPAAGALADAGIDPLVLGEKEGLALINGTDGILGMLVLALADLRELAALADLAAAISTEALLGTDRAFAADLVALRPQPGQADSAANLRALLDGSPIVASHRHGDPRVQDAYSIRCTPQVHGAARDTIDHCAQVADAELRSAIDNPMVLPDGRVESCGNFHGAPVAIACDFLAIAAAELGAIAERRTDRLLDAHRSHGLPPFLAPDAGVDSGLMITGYTMAAMAAENRRLAAPASVDSLPTSAMQEDHVSMGWGAARKLRALVDNVRRMLAIELTCGARGLELRAPLDPAAATGAALGLIREAVPGAGPDRWLAPELERVEDLLRGGALRAAAETRAGRLL, from the coding sequence ATGATCGCCCTCGGCCCGGACGGGGTCGAGGGCGCCGACGTGGTCGCGGTCGCCCGTCGCGGCGTCCGCGCGGAGCTGTCGGACGAGGCGCGCGGGCGGATGGAGGAGACCGCGGCCGTCGTCGCCCGCCTGGCCGGCTCTCCCGAGCCGGCTTACGGGATCTCGACCGGCTTCGGGTCGCTCGCCCACACACGCATCCCGCCCGGGCGCAGGACCGAGCTCCAGCGCGCGCTCGTGCGCTCGCACGCGGCCGGCATGGGCCCTCCGGTCGAGCCGGAGGTCGTGCGGGCGATGGTCTTCCTGCGCGCGCGCTCGCTGGCGATGGGCCGCTCGGGCGCCCGCCCGGTCCTCGCCGAGACGATGCTGGCCCTGCTCGGGTCCGGGCTCACCCCGGTCGTTCCCGAGCACGGATCGCTCGGCGCGAGCGGCGACCTCGCGCCGCTCGCGGCCTGCGCGCTCGTCCTGATCGGGGAGGGCGAGGTCTTCGACGCCACGGGCGCGCGGCGCCCGGCCGCCGGTGCTCTCGCGGACGCGGGGATCGACCCGCTCGTCCTCGGCGAGAAGGAGGGTCTGGCGCTGATCAACGGCACCGACGGGATCCTCGGGATGCTCGTCCTCGCGCTCGCCGACCTGCGCGAGCTCGCCGCCCTGGCCGACCTCGCGGCGGCGATAAGCACCGAGGCGCTGCTCGGCACCGACCGCGCGTTCGCCGCCGATCTCGTCGCGCTTCGCCCGCAACCCGGGCAGGCCGACAGCGCCGCCAACCTGCGGGCGCTGCTAGACGGGTCGCCGATCGTCGCGAGCCACCGCCACGGCGATCCGCGGGTCCAGGACGCCTACTCGATCCGCTGTACGCCGCAGGTCCACGGCGCGGCGCGCGACACGATCGACCACTGCGCGCAGGTCGCCGACGCCGAGCTCCGATCGGCGATCGACAACCCGATGGTCCTGCCCGACGGCCGCGTCGAATCGTGCGGCAACTTCCACGGCGCCCCCGTCGCGATCGCCTGCGACTTCCTCGCGATCGCCGCCGCCGAGCTCGGCGCGATCGCCGAGCGCCGCACGGACCGGCTGCTCGACGCGCACCGCTCGCACGGCCTGCCCCCGTTCCTCGCGCCCGACGCGGGCGTCGACTCCGGCCTGATGATCACCGGCTACACGATGGCCGCGATGGCGGCCGAGAACCGCCGGCTCGCCGCGCCGGCGAGCGTCGACTCGCTGCCGACCAGCGCGATGCAGGAGGACCACGTCTCGATGGGCTGGGGCGCCGCCCGCAAGCTGCGCGCCCTGGTCGACAACGTCCGCCGGATGCTCGCGATCGAACTGACCTGCGGCGCCCGCGGGCTCGAGCTGCGGGCTCCGCTCGATCCCGCGGCCGCGACCGGCGCGGCGCTCGGTCTCATCCGAGAGGCGGTGCCGGGCGCCGGGCCCGACCGCTGGCTCGCCCCGGAGCTCGAGCGGGTCGAGGACCTGCTCCGCGGCGGCGCCCTGCGCGCCGCCGCGGAGACACGCGCCGGACGGTTGCTCTGA
- a CDS encoding aromatic amino acid lyase: MSVFSQRVPGTVVLDGESLTPAGVLAIARGRAQTEVSEGARERNDAAARLVGELLERGDLLYGVTTGVGALRGAPRSREGAGDHQWRLLRSHAGGGGAPLTVEVVRAAMAVRANQLGAGGAGVSARLLEALEDALAAGVTPFVRELGSLGTGDLTALAEIGLALGGEGLCWVGDDVLPAGEALERNGLDTVTYGPRDGIGFMSSNAVSTGQAALVFADALTLAEAGLGVAALSFAAAGADPRVLDARVHAVRPHAGQVEVARRMRSLLGESARPDPANRPIHDPFVFRCIPQVEGLLFEALEHLRDVLAIELNVAGENALLLPADGEALPNGNFHAGVLTLALDSLRGAMAQSASLTAARVSALLDPQVTGLTPQLARDPGPESGAMILEYTAHAAAAEVRSLAAPAASQTTSVQSGVESHASFAGHSARRTSDALSRMSVVVSAELVLAVRAFMLRGELPAGHPVRALYAAAAAKLDDDLSDRPLSSDLESVRRLLFDDALWMDAEGEEQVERP, from the coding sequence ATGTCCGTCTTCTCCCAGCGCGTCCCCGGCACCGTCGTCCTCGACGGCGAGAGCCTCACCCCCGCCGGGGTGCTGGCGATCGCGCGCGGGCGGGCGCAGACCGAGGTATCCGAGGGCGCGCGGGAGCGAAACGACGCCGCGGCGCGGCTCGTCGGTGAGCTTCTCGAGCGCGGCGACCTCCTCTACGGCGTCACCACGGGCGTCGGCGCGCTGCGCGGAGCTCCGCGGTCGCGCGAGGGCGCGGGCGACCACCAATGGCGGCTGCTGCGAAGCCATGCCGGCGGCGGTGGCGCTCCGCTCACCGTCGAGGTCGTGCGGGCGGCGATGGCAGTCCGGGCGAACCAGCTCGGAGCCGGCGGGGCGGGGGTGAGCGCGCGGCTGCTCGAGGCGCTGGAGGACGCGCTCGCCGCGGGGGTGACGCCGTTCGTCCGCGAGCTCGGCTCGCTTGGGACCGGCGACCTCACGGCGCTCGCCGAGATCGGGCTCGCGCTCGGCGGGGAGGGCCTGTGCTGGGTCGGCGACGACGTCCTGCCGGCCGGCGAGGCGCTGGAACGGAACGGTCTCGACACGGTGACCTACGGGCCGCGCGACGGCATCGGCTTCATGTCCTCGAATGCCGTCTCGACCGGCCAGGCGGCGCTCGTCTTCGCCGACGCGCTGACGCTCGCCGAGGCCGGGCTCGGGGTGGCCGCGCTGTCGTTCGCCGCCGCCGGCGCCGACCCACGCGTCCTCGACGCGCGCGTCCACGCGGTCCGCCCGCACGCCGGCCAGGTCGAGGTCGCCCGCCGGATGCGCAGCCTGCTCGGCGAATCGGCTCGCCCCGACCCCGCGAACCGGCCGATCCACGACCCGTTCGTCTTCCGCTGCATCCCACAGGTCGAGGGGCTGCTGTTCGAGGCGCTCGAGCACCTGCGCGACGTGCTCGCGATCGAGCTCAACGTCGCCGGCGAGAACGCGCTGCTGCTGCCCGCCGACGGCGAGGCGCTTCCGAACGGCAACTTCCACGCCGGCGTACTGACGCTCGCGCTCGACTCGCTGCGCGGCGCGATGGCGCAGTCCGCGTCGCTCACCGCCGCCCGCGTGAGCGCTCTGCTCGACCCGCAGGTCACGGGGCTGACGCCGCAGCTCGCCCGCGATCCAGGCCCCGAGTCCGGCGCGATGATCCTCGAGTACACCGCGCACGCCGCCGCCGCCGAGGTCCGTTCGCTGGCCGCCCCCGCCGCGTCGCAGACCACGTCGGTCCAGTCGGGCGTCGAGTCGCACGCGAGCTTCGCCGGGCACTCGGCGCGCCGCACCTCCGACGCCCTGTCGCGGATGTCGGTCGTCGTCTCGGCCGAGCTCGTGCTCGCGGTTCGCGCCTTCATGCTCCGCGGCGAGCTGCCGGCGGGCCACCCTGTCCGGGCCCTCTATGCGGCCGCGGCGGCGAAGCTCGACGACGACCTGTCCGACCGGCCGCTGTCGAGCGACCTCGAGTCCGTGCGGCGTCTGTTGTTCGACGACGCGCTGTGGATGGACGCCGAGGGCGAAGAACAGGTCGAGCGCCCATGA